In a genomic window of Trachemys scripta elegans isolate TJP31775 chromosome 12, CAS_Tse_1.0, whole genome shotgun sequence:
- the LOC117886112 gene encoding olfactory receptor 5V1-like, with amino-acid sequence MSLTLFIDNFILPVERCSGTGLHTPMYLTAQPDCTHYGESGRNQTLIVEFILLGFGNVPEMQPLLFLVFLVIYVVTVSVNILIIVQVVTDQHLHIPMYFFLGNLSCLVACYTSIILPRLLTSLLTGDRTISVKSCIVQLYFFGILSTTESLLLMAMSYDRYLAICNPLRYAALMNARVCFQLVAGSWISSFLGCTIVNIFLFQSTFCDSKEIDHFFCDFSPMIKLSCGHTQSLQLMTFTITAMYTFVPFLLTLTSYICIIATILRIPSTTGRQKAFSTCSSHLIVVIVFYGTLITVYVVPTANTPKVLQKIFSVFYTVLTPMINPVIYSLRNKEVNESLRKAIHKLVAFRNRHRI; translated from the exons ATGAGTCTTACCCTGTTTATTGACAACTTCATTCTTCCAGTGGAGAGATGCAGTGGTACAGGGTTACATACCCCAATGTATCTGACAGCACAACctgact GTACACATTATGGAGAAAGCGGAAGAAACCAAACGCTCATCGTGGAATTCATCCTCTTAGGATTTGGGAATGtccctgaaatgcagcccctTCTGTTCCTCGTGTTTCTAGTGATCTACGTTGTGACTGTCTCTGTGAACATCCTCATCATCGTGCAAGTTGTGACTGACCAGCACCTTCACatccccatgtacttcttcctggggaatttGTCCTGCTTGGTGGCCTGTTACACATCAATCATCCTGCCCAGGCTGCTGACCAGTCTactgactggggacagaaccatttctgtTAAGAGTTGCATTGTGCAATTATATTTCTTTGGTATCCTGTCAACTACAGAATCTCTGCTGCTCATGGCAATGTCTTATGACCGGTATTTAGCGATATGCAATCCACTCCGTTATGCTGCTCTGATGAATGCCAGGGTTTGTTTCCAGCTAGTGGCAGGGTCCTGGATAAGTAGCTTTCTGGGATGCACCATAGTAAATATTTTCTTGTTCCAATCAACGTTCTGTGATTCAAaagaaattgaccatttcttttgtgatttttcaCCTATGATAAAGCTGTCCTGTGGCCACACCCAGAGTCTGCAACTAATGACATTTACTATCACTGCCATGTATACATTTGTGCCCTTTCTACTGACTCTGACATCCTACATTTGTATCATTgccaccatcctgagaatcccttctACCACGgggaggcaaaaggccttttccacctgctcctctcatcTCATTGTGGTTATAGTTTTCTATGGGACCCTGATTACTGTCTATGTGGTTCCAACAGCCAACACTCCCAAGGTCCTACAGAAAATATTCTCTGTTTTCTACACAGTCCTGACTCCCATGATCAATCCAGTTatttacagcctgagaaacaaggagGTCAATGAGTCCCTGAGAAAAGCTATTCATAAACTAGTTGCTTTCAGAAACAGGCATAGGATCTGA